One part of the Thermoanaerobacterium sp. CMT5567-10 genome encodes these proteins:
- a CDS encoding DUF2634 domain-containing protein has translation MPNLFPLDDNDTNENIEQTEQITKYGKSVKFDFEKGEFIIDPTGRLSEVEGAEAWLEWCKKALNTERYRYVIYSHNFGEEFDTLIEQHLNKQANESEIRRMATECLMANPFTKSVDNFTFTWENDTCYFTCEITNSTDETVTLRGSVVIRNG, from the coding sequence ATGCCTAATTTATTTCCATTAGATGATAATGATACAAATGAGAATATAGAGCAAACAGAGCAAATAACAAAGTACGGTAAATCGGTCAAATTTGATTTCGAGAAAGGCGAATTTATAATTGATCCGACTGGTCGTTTAAGCGAGGTAGAAGGTGCTGAGGCTTGGCTTGAATGGTGTAAAAAAGCCTTGAATACAGAGAGATATAGATATGTTATATACAGTCACAACTTTGGAGAGGAATTTGATACATTAATAGAGCAACATTTAAACAAACAAGCTAATGAAAGCGAGATAAGGCGAATGGCGACAGAATGTCTTATGGCCAATCCTTTTACGAAGTCGGTAGATAATTTTACTTTTACATGGGAAAATGATACCTGTTATTTTACATGTGAAATAACAAATTCCACTGATGAAACGGTTACTTTAAGAGGAAGCGTGGTGATAAGAAATGGCTGA
- a CDS encoding tetratricopeptide repeat protein, producing MKKTISLFLLWCTLILVFLLIAGCGAPSGDPKEVLSQYYEDIQNNNIEDAYHLLTEQNKKNINKEDFKLFQQLNNEIMKLKSFKIEKVADFKNKKMGDLQYKYVIEFNVTEIDTLYYDNKDETNNYREYIVDDNGTWKIYKDIDIKKAIASDYVRIGSMYVDGKGEDRDFNQALIDFKNALKYDKNNTDVYYGMGLSYYYLERYNEAIEQLNLALSKINDKKSRSDIYNVLGLSYEGIEKYSDALDAFNKAIESNSENEYAKSNLTALKNFLGSD from the coding sequence ATGAAAAAAACAATTAGTTTATTTTTACTTTGGTGTACTTTGATTCTGGTTTTTTTACTAATTGCAGGATGTGGAGCTCCATCAGGAGATCCAAAAGAAGTGCTAAGCCAATATTATGAAGATATACAAAATAATAATATTGAAGATGCATATCACCTGTTGACCGAACAAAACAAAAAGAACATAAATAAAGAAGATTTTAAGTTGTTTCAGCAATTAAACAACGAGATTATGAAATTAAAGAGTTTTAAGATAGAAAAAGTTGCAGATTTTAAAAATAAAAAAATGGGGGATTTGCAATATAAATATGTTATAGAATTTAATGTAACTGAAATAGATACACTTTATTACGATAATAAAGATGAAACGAACAATTATAGAGAATATATAGTAGATGATAATGGTACATGGAAAATATATAAAGATATAGATATTAAAAAAGCAATAGCTTCAGATTATGTACGAATTGGTTCGATGTATGTAGATGGAAAAGGAGAGGACAGAGATTTTAACCAAGCATTAATTGATTTTAAGAATGCATTAAAATATGATAAAAATAATACAGATGTTTATTACGGTATGGGATTATCATACTATTATTTAGAAAGGTATAATGAGGCAATAGAACAATTAAATTTAGCTCTAAGTAAAATAAATGATAAAAAGTCTAGATCTGATATATATAATGTTCTAGGGCTATCTTATGAAGGTATAGAAAAATATTCAGATGCTTTAGATGCCTTTAATAAAGCTATTGAATCAAATTCTGAAAATGAATATGCAAAAAGTAATTTAACAGCACTTAAAAATTTTTTGGGTAGTGATTAA
- a CDS encoding LysM peptidoglycan-binding domain-containing protein — protein sequence MDIYLIDPNGPTLRLPVLPEEIQIKREKQYETVEIMNIGEVDFPQGERVKEITFSSFFPKQYDPAYCKYPDIPDPQEAMNQLTAWTDSKTPIRLIITETIHNILVWIAAHDTTYKGGEPGDIYFDLTCRTYTETKVRTSSNTASSSQTINRPDTKPVPKTYMVKSGDNLWDIAKLLLGDGSKWKNIYNLNKSIIGPDPNLIKPGQRLVMPS from the coding sequence ATGGACATATATTTAATAGATCCTAATGGACCAACGTTAAGGCTTCCAGTATTGCCGGAAGAAATACAAATTAAGCGTGAAAAGCAATATGAAACAGTTGAAATAATGAATATTGGAGAGGTTGATTTTCCACAAGGAGAGAGGGTAAAAGAGATTACCTTCTCTTCTTTTTTTCCGAAACAATATGACCCTGCATATTGCAAATATCCAGATATACCAGACCCTCAGGAAGCCATGAATCAATTAACAGCTTGGACCGATAGTAAAACACCTATACGATTGATTATAACCGAAACCATACACAATATTTTAGTGTGGATAGCGGCACATGATACGACTTATAAGGGTGGTGAGCCGGGAGATATATATTTTGACTTGACATGTAGGACATATACGGAAACTAAGGTCAGGACATCATCTAATACTGCTTCAAGCAGTCAGACAATAAACAGGCCAGACACAAAGCCTGTACCTAAAACATATATGGTTAAATCAGGCGATAATCTTTGGGATATAGCAAAGCTATTGCTTGGTGATGGTTCAAAGTGGAAAAATATATATAACTTAAATAAGTCTATAATAGGACCAGATCCGAATCTTATTAAACCAGGGCAAAGATTGGTGATGCCATCATGA
- a CDS encoding phage tail assembly chaperone has translation MYENMTDDQILERLLSDTEEIPQKTVFIKRLGIPITLKALTEKQIARIREKNTYPVKNNGIEMQKFDDEGFKLSLIVACTVKPDLTSQKLLNKYKVSTPEEFVARKFLAGEIEQLVTIIYELNGYANELEEIEELKN, from the coding sequence ATGTATGAGAATATGACAGATGACCAAATACTTGAAAGGTTATTGAGTGATACAGAGGAAATACCACAAAAAACGGTATTTATAAAAAGATTAGGTATTCCAATTACATTGAAAGCTTTGACAGAAAAACAGATTGCAAGAATAAGGGAGAAAAATACCTATCCAGTTAAAAATAACGGTATAGAGATGCAGAAATTTGATGATGAAGGCTTTAAATTATCATTAATTGTAGCGTGCACAGTAAAGCCGGATCTTACATCTCAAAAACTATTGAACAAATATAAGGTTAGTACACCTGAAGAATTTGTAGCAAGGAAATTTTTGGCAGGTGAGATTGAACAATTAGTGACAATTATTTACGAATTAAATGGCTACGCAAATGAACTGGAGGAAATTGAAGAGCTAAAAAACTAA
- a CDS encoding baseplate J/gp47 family protein produces MADMPEYLNDQTEEEIRQRMLNSIPDNMDKSEGSYIWDAIEPAAIELAKAAIWAQEVLRRGFAETTFGEYLDMRGNEHGIFRREATRATGKVKFTGAKGTIIPEGTIVTTAATENVNSVFFETVNDVVIDDTQTATADIIAVEAGSNGNVMANTINIISSNIQGVYSVTNESPTSGGYDIEDDASFLARYLQKVRNPASSGNKADYVNWTMEVPGVGGVSVVPCKDGPGTVAIAIIDTNKVPASQSLVDAVQDYIAPPWINTVEAENMTFEGDGVSIDGNSIKMSYGTSEGLLRHENLHEILQQPGIWQLRLNIKVDDITRTNDLLQVGIYDLSADSWAKDKVTNGEDAVATFKASDLTSEFSEKIIEFYWDGFDNLELRVTRLTSDNATSVWIDKATYRSTFSKDTGEGKAPVGARVTVQSAIVVLINISVKLVIAEGYNPDSVKSAVIDNIKTYIKNLAFTSDNDVRYVRIGQAILDTTGIEDYQNLTVNGGNINIVIDEQEVAILGEVNFL; encoded by the coding sequence ATGGCTGATATGCCAGAGTATTTGAACGATCAGACGGAAGAAGAAATAAGGCAGAGAATGTTAAATTCTATCCCAGATAATATGGATAAGTCAGAAGGCAGTTATATTTGGGACGCAATAGAACCGGCAGCGATAGAATTAGCAAAAGCTGCAATATGGGCGCAAGAAGTATTAAGACGAGGTTTTGCAGAAACGACATTTGGAGAATATTTAGACATGCGTGGCAATGAACATGGAATATTCAGACGAGAAGCAACACGGGCAACGGGCAAAGTGAAATTCACAGGAGCAAAAGGAACCATAATACCGGAGGGAACAATCGTTACAACTGCGGCAACCGAAAATGTTAATTCAGTGTTTTTCGAAACGGTTAATGATGTGGTAATTGATGATACTCAAACTGCGACAGCAGATATTATTGCAGTTGAAGCAGGCTCAAATGGTAATGTTATGGCCAACACTATAAACATTATATCAAGCAATATTCAAGGCGTATATTCGGTCACTAATGAATCTCCAACAAGTGGAGGATATGATATTGAAGATGATGCATCATTCTTGGCAAGATATTTACAAAAGGTTAGAAATCCAGCATCAAGCGGGAATAAAGCTGATTATGTCAATTGGACCATGGAAGTCCCAGGTGTAGGTGGTGTATCTGTTGTACCATGTAAAGATGGTCCAGGAACAGTGGCTATTGCGATAATTGATACAAACAAAGTGCCAGCTTCACAAAGCCTTGTAGATGCGGTACAAGATTATATTGCTCCTCCATGGATCAATACGGTTGAAGCTGAAAATATGACTTTTGAAGGTGATGGTGTAAGTATTGACGGAAACAGCATAAAAATGTCATACGGTACATCAGAGGGATTATTAAGACATGAAAATTTACATGAGATCTTACAACAACCGGGGATATGGCAATTAAGGCTGAATATCAAAGTAGATGACATAACAAGGACAAACGATTTATTGCAAGTAGGGATATATGATTTGTCGGCTGATTCATGGGCTAAGGACAAAGTAACAAATGGAGAAGATGCAGTAGCAACATTTAAAGCATCAGATTTAACAAGCGAATTTAGCGAAAAAATCATTGAGTTTTATTGGGACGGATTTGATAATCTTGAATTGAGAGTAACGAGACTTACAAGCGATAATGCAACGTCTGTATGGATAGATAAGGCGACATATAGAAGCACATTCTCTAAAGATACTGGAGAAGGAAAGGCCCCGGTAGGAGCAAGGGTAACAGTGCAATCGGCAATAGTAGTTCTAATAAACATAAGTGTAAAATTGGTAATAGCAGAAGGATATAACCCTGACAGCGTTAAATCTGCGGTTATTGATAATATAAAAACATATATAAAAAATTTAGCTTTTACAAGTGACAATGATGTGCGTTATGTTAGAATTGGTCAGGCAATTCTCGACACAACAGGTATAGAGGATTATCAGAATCTCACAGTTAATGGTGGCAATATAAATATTGTAATAGATGAGCAAGAGGTTGCAATTTTAGGTGAGGTGAACTTCTTGTGA
- a CDS encoding tape measure protein, translating into MADDELYHKQIVIEVVDNDAIAKVSSFEKKFQSSMDKVKIMAGNTKPKIGINDNATNRINKISAAIKKLENIKATPIIAIKDKATSVLSSINSKIKSIGRALVSPLGLLGVGVSAATIFHGAVMKPLELASQMEQMQISFQTMLGSAQKAKSFITDIQRFANVTPFETSDLTKAAQELLAFGIDAKSIMPTLRMLGDVSQGNKEKFDALTLAYAQIQANGKLMGQDLLQLVNAGFNPLQVMAQKTGKSMAQLRDEMGKGQISAQMVTEAFKMATSQGGKFYKGLENQSKTLEGLWSTIKDTFDTNILMRWGQGIAKGIEPRLSKLTDWFNKNQSTINKWGDRLEEISSQAADWMMKKMEGAMRYIEGKYINNPEFQKLNFQGKINFVIGDLSAKLGRWFDNKGVPLIAQYGAKIGSAMVQTMAKSAIDTIMNSKLLALLLGTYIGLKTGNPYIGLVVGISLAAVPPILNWLYKMGNKISVHISGTSTAPAYQAKKQQSAIQNAKKYVEKNGPIGTSISRPSTAKPFGSLLGHATGGIFTKPHIAMIAEAGPESIIPHKRDSNSVRLWQETGKRLGLMPAVNTGSATINLNFDMNGLIGQIVMNNKNEINSSIDDVAQVIASKIKNILQNLP; encoded by the coding sequence ATGGCAGATGATGAATTATATCATAAGCAAATAGTCATCGAAGTAGTTGATAATGATGCAATTGCGAAGGTAAGCTCATTTGAGAAGAAATTCCAATCATCTATGGATAAGGTCAAAATAATGGCCGGTAATACAAAACCCAAAATTGGCATAAATGACAATGCAACGAATAGGATAAATAAAATTTCAGCAGCCATTAAAAAATTAGAAAATATAAAAGCAACACCGATAATAGCTATAAAAGATAAAGCTACAAGTGTATTAAGCAGTATAAACAGTAAAATAAAATCCATAGGGAGAGCTCTTGTCTCGCCACTTGGCCTCCTTGGTGTTGGTGTAAGTGCTGCCACAATATTTCATGGCGCTGTTATGAAACCTCTCGAATTAGCAAGTCAAATGGAACAAATGCAAATATCGTTTCAGACAATGTTAGGATCTGCTCAAAAAGCAAAGAGTTTTATAACTGATATACAGCGATTTGCCAATGTTACACCATTCGAGACATCTGATTTAACTAAGGCAGCTCAAGAGCTATTAGCATTTGGCATTGATGCAAAATCAATAATGCCAACTCTAAGAATGTTAGGTGATGTATCACAAGGAAATAAGGAAAAATTCGATGCCTTGACATTGGCATATGCACAAATTCAAGCAAACGGAAAATTAATGGGACAGGATTTATTGCAACTAGTTAATGCTGGATTCAATCCATTACAAGTTATGGCTCAAAAAACGGGTAAGTCTATGGCCCAACTTAGAGACGAAATGGGAAAGGGACAAATCTCGGCACAAATGGTCACTGAAGCTTTTAAGATGGCGACAAGCCAAGGAGGTAAATTTTATAAAGGTCTTGAAAATCAATCAAAGACATTAGAGGGATTATGGTCAACTATAAAGGATACATTCGATACAAATATTTTGATGAGATGGGGCCAAGGCATAGCAAAAGGTATTGAACCGAGATTATCTAAATTGACTGATTGGTTTAATAAAAATCAATCTACCATCAATAAATGGGGAGACAGATTAGAAGAGATTTCAAGCCAAGCAGCCGATTGGATGATGAAGAAAATGGAAGGCGCTATGCGATATATCGAAGGGAAATATATCAATAATCCAGAATTTCAAAAATTAAATTTTCAAGGTAAAATAAATTTTGTGATAGGAGATTTAAGTGCAAAGCTTGGTAGATGGTTTGATAACAAAGGTGTACCTTTGATAGCTCAATATGGCGCTAAAATAGGTTCAGCCATGGTGCAGACTATGGCTAAAAGTGCAATAGATACGATAATGAACAGTAAATTATTAGCACTTTTGCTTGGAACTTATATCGGGCTTAAAACAGGTAACCCTTACATTGGGCTGGTAGTTGGTATATCTTTAGCAGCGGTTCCTCCTATTTTAAATTGGTTATACAAGATGGGCAATAAAATAAGTGTGCATATATCTGGAACTAGCACAGCACCTGCATATCAAGCAAAGAAGCAGCAAAGTGCAATACAAAATGCAAAAAAATATGTTGAAAAGAATGGCCCAATTGGCACTTCAATTTCAAGGCCATCAACTGCGAAACCTTTCGGAAGCCTTTTAGGGCACGCAACAGGCGGGATATTCACAAAACCACATATAGCAATGATAGCCGAAGCAGGACCAGAATCCATAATACCACATAAACGGGATAGTAACTCTGTCCGTTTATGGCAAGAAACAGGAAAACGACTTGGACTGATGCCAGCCGTGAATACAGGAAGCGCAACAATAAATCTAAATTTTGATATGAATGGTTTGATAGGGCAAATTGTAATGAATAATAAAAATGAAATAAATTCATCAATAGATGATGTAGCACAAGTTATCGCATCTAAAATTAAAAATATTTTGCAAAACCTTCCATAA
- a CDS encoding phage tail tube protein translates to MAGTDAKRIINGTFGSIYLDGKWLSNFTHCQIKDEYNWGEVKLPDDRRTKHKLLGVSGSGTIQGYKVTSELQKAVAENPTRTFEIISKLEDPEAYGKERIRIPQVKFTSNPLVDYTTGEIVEEQWDFVFDGDPEFIDSIEV, encoded by the coding sequence ATGGCAGGTACAGACGCAAAAAGAATAATAAATGGTACATTTGGCTCAATTTATTTAGATGGCAAATGGTTATCTAATTTTACTCACTGTCAGATAAAAGACGAATACAATTGGGGAGAAGTCAAGCTCCCAGATGACAGAAGAACTAAACACAAATTGTTAGGTGTATCGGGAAGCGGCACGATACAAGGATATAAAGTCACAAGCGAATTACAGAAAGCAGTAGCTGAAAATCCTACGAGGACGTTTGAGATAATTTCAAAATTGGAGGACCCTGAAGCATACGGAAAAGAAAGAATAAGAATACCACAGGTAAAGTTTACATCGAATCCACTTGTCGATTATACAACAGGCGAGATTGTTGAGGAACAGTGGGATTTTGTTTTTGACGGAGACCCAGAGTTTATTGATTCAATAGAAGTATAG